One stretch of Streptomyces hygroscopicus DNA includes these proteins:
- a CDS encoding sulfate ABC transporter ATP-binding protein has product MSPALTTEKDDRAGAAAAGSAGPTGSVSIAHVHKSFGRPGAAQPVLEDINLQVRPGEFVCILGASGCGKSTLLNLIADLDKPSSGAIEVPGGRPALMFQEHALFPWLTAGKNIELALRLRGVPRAERRPQAERLLELVRLGGAYGKRVHELSGGMRQRVALARALAQDSSVLLMDEPFAALDAITRDVLHEELTRIWSETGVSVLFVTHNVREAVRLAERVVLLSSRPGRVVRDWTVDIPQPRRIEDAAVADLSVEITEELRGEIRRHGQQ; this is encoded by the coding sequence ATGTCCCCGGCACTGACCACCGAGAAGGACGACCGGGCGGGCGCCGCGGCGGCGGGCTCGGCCGGCCCCACCGGATCCGTATCGATCGCCCATGTCCACAAGTCCTTCGGCCGTCCCGGGGCGGCCCAGCCCGTGCTCGAGGACATCAACCTCCAGGTGCGGCCCGGGGAGTTCGTCTGCATCCTGGGGGCCTCCGGCTGCGGTAAGTCGACCCTGCTCAATCTGATCGCCGACCTGGACAAGCCGTCCTCGGGGGCCATCGAGGTCCCCGGCGGCCGGCCGGCCCTGATGTTCCAGGAGCACGCCCTGTTCCCGTGGCTGACCGCGGGGAAGAACATCGAGCTGGCGCTGCGGCTGCGCGGTGTGCCGCGCGCGGAGCGCAGGCCGCAGGCCGAGCGGCTGCTGGAGCTGGTGCGGCTCGGCGGCGCCTACGGCAAGCGGGTGCACGAGCTCTCCGGCGGTATGCGGCAGCGCGTGGCGCTGGCCCGCGCGCTGGCGCAGGACTCGAGCGTGCTGCTGATGGACGAGCCGTTCGCCGCGCTCGACGCCATCACCCGCGATGTGCTGCACGAGGAGCTGACCCGGATCTGGAGCGAGACCGGCGTCTCCGTGCTGTTCGTGACCCACAACGTCCGCGAGGCCGTCCGGCTGGCCGAGCGCGTGGTGCTGCTGTCCTCCCGGCCGGGGCGGGTCGTCCGCGATTGGACGGTGGACATTCCGCAGCCGCGCCGCATCGAGGACGCGGCCGTCGCCGACCTGTCCGTTGAGATCACCGAAGAACTGCGTGGGGAGATCCGCCGCCATGGCCAGCAGTAA
- a CDS encoding sulfate ABC transporter substrate-binding protein, which produces MSSAERLLSPRPAKRPRRHTRILAAAAVLPLLMGALGACGYGSEKKSDETGSSAVPAAGGEKVDGLDKVKVGYFANLTHATALVGLRKGGPIQQELKGTKVAPYVFNAGPSEIEALNAGSIDMGWIGPSPAINGYVKSHGSSLKIISGSVSGGVKLVVNPKKIKTLNDVKGKKIATPQLGNTQDVAFLNWIASKGWKVDAQSGKGDVSVVRSDNKVTPDAYKSGAIDGGWVPEPTASKLVADGGKVLLDESSLWPDKKFVITNLIVKQSFLKEHPKVVEAVLRGSVKTNAFIKANPEQAKNAANAALKEETGKPLPAEVIDPAWKSIQAIDDPLASTLNTEAAHAVQAGLLEKPDLKGIYDLAPLNKVLKAEGKPTVSDAGLGAK; this is translated from the coding sequence GTGTCGTCTGCCGAGCGCCTGCTCTCCCCGCGACCAGCCAAGCGCCCCCGCCGCCACACCCGGATCCTGGCGGCGGCGGCCGTCCTTCCCCTGCTGATGGGCGCGCTGGGCGCCTGCGGCTACGGATCGGAGAAGAAGTCCGACGAGACGGGATCCTCAGCGGTCCCCGCGGCAGGCGGTGAGAAGGTCGACGGCCTGGACAAGGTGAAGGTCGGCTACTTCGCCAACCTCACCCACGCCACCGCCCTGGTGGGGCTGCGCAAGGGCGGCCCGATCCAGCAGGAGCTCAAGGGCACGAAGGTCGCGCCGTACGTCTTCAACGCCGGGCCGTCGGAGATCGAGGCGCTCAACGCGGGCTCCATCGACATGGGCTGGATCGGCCCGTCGCCGGCCATCAACGGCTATGTGAAGTCCCACGGATCCAGCCTCAAGATCATCTCGGGTTCGGTCTCGGGCGGTGTCAAGCTCGTGGTCAACCCGAAGAAGATCAAGACGCTGAACGACGTCAAGGGCAAGAAGATCGCCACCCCGCAGCTCGGCAACACCCAGGACGTGGCGTTCCTCAACTGGATCGCGAGCAAGGGCTGGAAGGTCGACGCCCAGAGCGGCAAGGGCGATGTGTCGGTGGTCCGCAGCGACAACAAGGTGACGCCCGACGCGTACAAGTCCGGTGCCATCGACGGCGGGTGGGTGCCCGAGCCGACCGCGTCCAAGCTGGTCGCCGACGGCGGCAAGGTGCTGCTGGACGAATCCTCGCTGTGGCCGGACAAGAAGTTCGTGATCACCAACCTGATCGTGAAGCAGTCGTTCCTCAAGGAGCACCCGAAGGTCGTCGAGGCCGTGCTGCGCGGCTCGGTGAAGACCAACGCCTTCATCAAGGCCAACCCCGAGCAGGCGAAGAACGCGGCCAACGCGGCGCTCAAGGAAGAGACCGGCAAGCCGCTGCCCGCCGAGGTGATCGACCCGGCGTGGAAGTCCATCCAGGCCATCGACGACCCCCTGGCCTCGACGCTGAACACCGAGGCCGCCCACGCGGTCCAGGCGGGTCTCCTGGAGAAGCCCGATCTCAAGGGCATCTACGACCTGGCCCCGCTGAACAAGGTCCTCAAGGCCGAGGGCAAGCCGACCGTCTCCGACGCGGGTCTCGGCGCCAAGTAG
- a CDS encoding sulfate adenylyltransferase: protein MTSNLTSEEQAAAAAVERSAATSQLRFATAGSVDDGKSTLVGRLLHDSKSVLADQLEAVAHASRSRGQEAPDLALLTDGLRAEREQGITIDVAYRYFATPKRRFILADTPGHVQYTRNMVTGASTAELAVVLVDARNGVVEQTRRHAAVAALLRVPHVVLAVNKMDLVDYAEPVFAAIAEEFTTYAASLGVPEITAIPISALAGDNVVTPSANMDWYGGPTVLEHLETVPVGTDPSQDPARFPVQYVIRPQTSEHPDYRGYAGQIASGVLRVGDAVTVLPSGRTSTVTGIDALGAMVDVAWAPQSVTVTLADDLDISRGDLIAPSDHAPETTQDVEATVCHLHDRPLRVGDRVLLKHTTRTMKAIIKDIPSRLTLADLSHHPAPGELAANEIGRVVLRTSEPLALDAYEDSRRTGSFLLIDPADGTTLTAGMAGDSFAASADGAEAARDDEGWDF from the coding sequence ATGACGAGCAATCTGACGTCCGAGGAGCAGGCCGCCGCGGCCGCCGTGGAGCGGTCCGCGGCCACCTCGCAACTGCGCTTCGCCACCGCGGGCTCGGTGGACGACGGCAAGTCCACCCTGGTCGGGCGGCTGCTGCACGACTCCAAGTCGGTACTGGCCGATCAGCTCGAGGCCGTGGCACACGCCTCGCGCAGCCGTGGCCAGGAGGCGCCTGATCTGGCGCTGCTGACGGACGGGCTGCGCGCGGAGCGGGAGCAGGGCATCACCATCGATGTCGCCTACCGCTACTTCGCCACTCCCAAGCGGCGGTTCATCCTCGCCGACACCCCCGGCCATGTGCAGTACACCCGCAACATGGTCACCGGCGCCTCCACCGCCGAACTCGCGGTCGTCCTGGTGGACGCGCGCAACGGCGTGGTGGAGCAGACCCGGCGGCATGCCGCGGTCGCCGCCCTGCTGCGGGTCCCGCATGTGGTCCTCGCCGTCAACAAGATGGACCTGGTGGACTACGCGGAGCCGGTCTTCGCGGCCATCGCCGAGGAGTTCACGACCTACGCGGCCTCGCTGGGCGTTCCAGAGATCACCGCCATCCCGATCTCGGCGCTCGCCGGGGACAATGTGGTGACCCCGTCGGCGAACATGGACTGGTACGGCGGCCCGACCGTGCTGGAGCACCTGGAGACCGTGCCGGTGGGCACCGACCCGTCCCAGGACCCGGCGCGTTTCCCGGTGCAGTACGTGATCCGTCCGCAGACCAGCGAGCACCCCGACTACCGCGGCTACGCGGGCCAGATCGCCTCCGGTGTGCTGCGCGTGGGCGACGCCGTCACCGTGCTGCCGTCCGGCCGGACGAGCACCGTCACCGGGATCGACGCGCTGGGCGCGATGGTGGACGTGGCGTGGGCGCCGCAGTCGGTGACCGTCACGCTCGCCGACGACCTGGACATCTCGCGCGGGGATCTGATCGCGCCGAGCGACCACGCTCCGGAGACCACCCAGGACGTCGAGGCCACCGTCTGCCATCTGCACGACCGTCCGCTGCGTGTCGGTGACCGGGTGCTGCTCAAGCACACCACCCGCACGATGAAGGCGATCATCAAGGACATTCCGTCGCGGCTGACGCTGGCCGATCTGTCGCACCACCCGGCGCCGGGTGAGCTGGCCGCCAATGAGATCGGCCGGGTCGTGCTCCGTACGTCCGAGCCGCTGGCGCTGGACGCGTACGAGGACTCGCGGCGCACCGGTTCCTTCCTGCTGATCGACCCGGCCGACGGCACCACGCTGACCGCCGGGATGGCGGGCGACTCCTTCGCGGCGTCGGCCGACGGTGCCGAGGCGGCGCGGGACGACGAGGGATGGGACTTCTGA
- a CDS encoding sulfate adenylyltransferase subunit 2 — MTTVTAINAEEGAGLYALAHLDALESEAVHIFREVAGEFERPVILFSGGKDSIVMLHLALKAFAPAAVPFSLLHVDTGHNFPEVIDYRDNTVARHGLRLHVASVQEFIDDGRLRERPDGTRNPLQTVPLLDAIEKNRFDAVFGGGRRDEEKARAKERVFSLRDEFGGWDPRRQRPELWQLYNGRHSPGEHVRVFPLSNWTELDVWQYIAREKIDLPQIYYAHEREVFRRSGMWLAPGEWGGPKDDETVERRMVRYRTVGDMSCTGAVESDAVTIEQVIDEIAASRLTERGATRADDKLSEAAMEDRKREGYF, encoded by the coding sequence ATGACGACCGTGACGGCGATCAACGCGGAAGAGGGCGCGGGCCTGTACGCGCTCGCGCACTTGGACGCGTTGGAGTCCGAGGCGGTGCACATCTTCCGTGAGGTGGCGGGTGAGTTCGAGCGGCCGGTGATCCTTTTCTCCGGTGGCAAGGACTCCATCGTCATGCTCCATCTCGCGCTCAAGGCGTTCGCCCCGGCGGCGGTGCCGTTCTCGCTGCTCCACGTGGACACCGGCCACAACTTCCCCGAGGTCATCGACTACCGGGACAACACGGTCGCCCGGCATGGCCTGCGGCTGCATGTGGCCTCGGTCCAGGAGTTCATCGACGACGGCCGGCTGCGCGAGCGCCCGGACGGGACCCGCAATCCGCTGCAGACGGTGCCGCTGCTGGACGCCATCGAGAAGAACCGCTTCGACGCGGTCTTCGGCGGTGGCCGCCGGGACGAGGAGAAGGCCCGCGCCAAGGAGCGGGTGTTCTCCCTCCGGGACGAGTTCGGCGGCTGGGACCCGCGGCGGCAGCGTCCGGAGCTGTGGCAGCTCTACAACGGCCGCCACTCCCCCGGTGAGCATGTCCGGGTCTTCCCGCTCTCCAACTGGACCGAGCTGGACGTGTGGCAGTACATCGCCCGGGAGAAGATCGACCTGCCGCAGATCTACTACGCACATGAGCGCGAGGTCTTCCGGCGTAGTGGCATGTGGCTGGCGCCCGGTGAGTGGGGCGGTCCGAAGGACGACGAGACCGTGGAGCGGCGCATGGTGCGCTACCGCACCGTGGGCGACATGTCCTGCACCGGTGCCGTCGAGTCGGACGCGGTGACCATTGAGCAGGTCATCGATGAGATAGCCGCCTCCCGGCTGACCGAGCGGGGTGCGACCCGCGCCGACGACAAGCTGTCGGAGGCGGCGATGGAGGACCGCAAGCGCGAGGGGTACTTCTAA
- a CDS encoding adenylylsulfate kinase codes for MAVDQENEMSAPTTTGATVWLTGLPSAGKTTIAYALAERLRGEGRRVEVLDGDEIREFLSSGLGFSREDRHTNVQRIGFVAELLASHGVTVLVPVIAPYVDSREAVRKRHQREGTPYLEVHVATSVEVCSERDVKGLYAKQAAGQISGLTGVDDPYEAPADPDLRIETHRNSVQESAAEVRLLLSERGLL; via the coding sequence ATGGCTGTCGACCAGGAGAACGAGATGAGCGCCCCCACGACCACCGGTGCCACGGTGTGGCTGACCGGTCTGCCGAGCGCGGGAAAGACCACGATCGCCTATGCGCTGGCCGAGCGGCTGCGCGGCGAGGGGCGCCGGGTGGAGGTGCTCGACGGTGACGAGATCCGCGAGTTCCTCTCCTCGGGGCTCGGTTTCTCCCGCGAGGACCGGCACACCAACGTCCAGCGCATCGGCTTCGTCGCCGAACTGCTCGCCTCCCACGGCGTCACGGTGCTGGTGCCGGTCATCGCGCCCTACGTGGACAGCCGCGAGGCGGTGCGCAAGCGCCACCAGCGCGAGGGCACCCCGTATCTGGAGGTGCATGTCGCCACGTCGGTGGAGGTGTGCTCGGAGCGGGACGTCAAGGGGCTGTACGCGAAGCAGGCCGCGGGCCAGATCTCGGGACTGACCGGTGTGGACGACCCCTACGAGGCCCCTGCCGACCCGGATCTGCGCATCGAAACCCACAGGAACAGCGTGCAGGAGTCGGCGGCCGAGGTGCGGTTGCTGTTGAGTGAACGGGGACTGCTGTGA
- a CDS encoding phosphoadenosine phosphosulfate reductase gives MTRLAHTDLEGLAEKAGHDLEDAPALEILRWAADTFGSRFCVTSSMEDAVVAHLASRAFPGVDVVFLDTGYHFPETIGTRDAVAAVMDVNVITLTPRQTVAEQDAEYGARLHDRDPDLCCALRKVRPLEEGLREYDAWATGLRRDESPTRANTPVVGWDDRRRKVKISPIARWTQADVDAYIAEHGVLTNPLLMDGYPSVGCAPCTRRVLEGEDIRSGRWAGSNKTECGLHG, from the coding sequence ATGACCCGGCTTGCGCACACCGACCTCGAGGGGCTCGCCGAGAAGGCGGGCCACGACCTCGAGGACGCCCCCGCGCTGGAGATCCTGCGCTGGGCGGCGGACACCTTCGGATCGCGTTTCTGCGTCACCTCCTCGATGGAGGACGCGGTGGTGGCGCATCTCGCCTCCCGCGCCTTCCCCGGTGTCGATGTGGTCTTCCTCGACACCGGCTACCACTTCCCCGAGACCATCGGCACCCGTGACGCGGTGGCCGCCGTGATGGATGTCAACGTCATCACCCTGACCCCCCGTCAGACGGTGGCCGAGCAGGACGCCGAATACGGCGCCCGGCTGCATGACCGCGACCCCGACCTGTGCTGCGCGCTGCGCAAGGTGCGGCCCCTTGAGGAGGGGTTGCGGGAGTATGACGCCTGGGCCACGGGATTGCGTCGGGACGAATCGCCAACCCGCGCCAACACCCCGGTCGTTGGCTGGGACGATCGGCGCCGTAAGGTGAAGATCTCCCCGATCGCCCGCTGGACCCAAGCGGATGTCGACGCCTACATCGCCGAGCACGGTGTGCTGACCAACCCCCTGCTGATGGACGGCTATCCCTCGGTAGGCTGCGCGCCCTGCACCCGCCGGGTTCTGGAGGGCGAGGACATCCGGTCCGGCCGCTGGGCGGGGAGCAATAAAACCGAATGCGGGCTGCACGGCTGA
- a CDS encoding sulfite reductase, whose product MAATPERASATPRRKAGRHRGEGQWAAGHFTPLNGNEQTKKDDDGLNVRTRIETIYAHRGFDSIDGADLRGRMRWWGLYTQRKPGIDGGKTAILEPEELDDEHFMMRVRIDGGRLTTEQLRVVGEISEEFARGTADITDRQNVQYHWIRIEDVPEIWKRLEAVGLSTTEACGDTPRVIVGSPVAGIAEDEIIDGTPAIDEIHRRYIGSKEFSNLPRKFKTAISGSPVLDVVHEINDVAFVGVRHPEHGPGFDLWVGGGLSTNPKIGVRLGAWVPLEDVPEVWAGVVSIFRDYGYRRLRTRARLKFLVADWGPEKFRQVLEDEYLKRPLSDGPAPEEPVQRWRDHIGVHRQRDGRYYVGFAPRVGRVDGATLTKIADLAEAHGSGRLTTTVEQKMIVLDVAEDQVEPLVAGLEALDLQVKPSPFRRGTMACTGIEFCKLAIVETKGRGSSLIDELERRLPEFDEPITINLNGCPNACARIQVADIGLKGQLVMDANGEQVEGYQVHLGGALGLEPGFGRKVRGLKVTAAELPDYVERLLHRFQKEREDGERFATWAARASEEALK is encoded by the coding sequence ATGGCTGCCACCCCGGAACGCGCAAGCGCAACGCCCCGCCGCAAGGCCGGACGCCACCGCGGCGAAGGCCAGTGGGCCGCGGGGCACTTCACCCCCCTCAACGGCAATGAGCAGACCAAGAAGGACGACGACGGTCTCAATGTGCGGACACGCATTGAGACGATCTACGCCCATCGCGGATTCGACTCCATCGACGGCGCCGATCTGCGCGGCCGGATGCGCTGGTGGGGTCTGTACACCCAGCGCAAGCCCGGGATCGACGGCGGCAAGACCGCGATCCTGGAGCCGGAGGAGCTGGACGACGAGCACTTCATGATGCGCGTCCGGATCGACGGCGGCCGGCTGACCACCGAGCAGCTCCGCGTCGTCGGCGAGATCTCGGAGGAGTTCGCGCGCGGCACCGCGGACATCACCGACCGGCAGAACGTCCAGTACCACTGGATCCGGATCGAGGACGTGCCCGAGATCTGGAAGCGCCTGGAGGCCGTCGGGCTGTCCACCACCGAGGCGTGCGGCGACACCCCGCGCGTGATCGTCGGCTCCCCGGTCGCCGGGATCGCCGAGGACGAGATCATCGACGGCACCCCCGCCATCGACGAGATCCACCGCCGCTACATCGGCAGCAAGGAGTTCTCCAACCTGCCGCGCAAGTTCAAGACCGCGATCTCCGGATCCCCGGTGCTCGACGTGGTGCACGAGATCAACGACGTCGCGTTCGTCGGGGTGCGCCACCCCGAGCACGGCCCCGGTTTCGACCTGTGGGTCGGCGGCGGTCTGTCCACCAACCCCAAGATCGGCGTCCGGCTCGGTGCCTGGGTCCCGCTGGAGGACGTCCCGGAGGTCTGGGCCGGGGTCGTCTCCATCTTCCGTGACTACGGCTACCGGCGGCTGCGCACCCGCGCCCGGCTGAAGTTCCTGGTCGCCGACTGGGGCCCCGAGAAGTTCCGCCAGGTACTGGAGGACGAGTACCTGAAGCGCCCGCTGTCCGACGGCCCGGCGCCCGAGGAGCCCGTCCAGCGGTGGCGCGACCACATCGGCGTCCACCGCCAGCGGGACGGCCGCTACTACGTGGGCTTCGCGCCGCGCGTCGGCCGGGTGGACGGGGCGACCCTCACCAAGATCGCCGACCTGGCCGAGGCGCATGGCTCCGGGCGGCTGACCACCACCGTCGAGCAGAAGATGATCGTGCTCGATGTGGCCGAGGACCAGGTGGAGCCGCTGGTCGCCGGGCTGGAGGCGCTGGACCTCCAGGTCAAGCCGTCCCCGTTCCGGCGCGGCACGATGGCCTGCACCGGGATCGAGTTCTGCAAGCTGGCGATCGTCGAGACCAAGGGGCGTGGCTCCTCGCTCATCGATGAGCTGGAGCGCCGGCTCCCCGAGTTCGACGAGCCGATCACCATCAACCTCAACGGCTGCCCGAACGCCTGTGCCCGTATCCAGGTCGCGGACATCGGTCTCAAGGGCCAGCTCGTCATGGACGCCAACGGCGAGCAGGTCGAGGGCTACCAGGTGCACCTGGGCGGCGCCCTGGGCCTGGAGCCGGGCTTCGGCCGCAAGGTGCGCGGGCTGAAGGTCACCGCCGCCGAACTCCCCGACTATGTGGAGCGGCTGCTGCACCGCTTCCAGAAGGAGCGCGAGGACGGCGAGCGCTTCGCCACCTGGGCGGCACGGGCCAGTGAGGAGGCTCTCAAATGA